The Candidatus Thermoplasmatota archaeon region CTTTTTGTTGCATCAAGTTTCATAAAACGTTTACCAACTGCTATTTTCAAATAATTTTTATGTACTTTTTCCAGGAAAGAAATCTTTTCAAAAGGTATAAGTTTACTTCTGTTTTGTATACGAGATAAGGATTCTTTTGGGTCTATGACAAAAACAAATGTTCTATCCGGTGTTATTATACGTTTTTTTGATAACTCCTTCAACCATTTCATAGGATTTTTAACATGATCTTGTAGCTGCGCACCCTGATATGCATAGGTTGATTCCGCGTAACGATCACATAACACAATATAATCTTCATCTAACCATTTTTGTATCTGCTTACAGTGTTCCATACGATCAGCTATGAATGCAAAAGAGGTTACAAAAGGGTCAGCATTAGTCTCTATAAATTTCTGCACACAACGCCCAATCCAAGTATCTGTAGGCTCATAGGTCAAAACAACTTTATAGCCATGGTTTTTTAGTTTTTTGCAAACAATTTTTGATACCGTGGATTTACCTGATCCATCAATTCCCTCAAAGGTTATGAAATGTTTCATTTTTCTCTCCATCTAGTTTTATAGTAACTTAATGGGTGGCGTGTTTTTTTACATAGTTCATCTATCTTTTCTATTGGGCATATTCCATAGGTTCTCATCTTGTCACATCCTGGCGGCGCATAAGATGTTGATGATATGGTACCTGTTATGTGTTCCACCTGGTACCTTGTTTTGTCTTCCTCATAATCAGGTGCGCTGCTGAATATCTTTAGTATATCCGCTGTGCTGAGTTTTAGTGAATTTAAAAAAGCGACTATAGCAAAACGACCCATATGTGGCACGTTTTCACCAGCCTGTATAGCCGCTAGCATGTCTTTCATGCATGGTGGAAGTTTTTCTATGCTAAGTTTACCAACTGGTGCAGCCTCTATATTTTTCCTATGAGTTGAAACCATGTTTTGTATTCTTCTTATATCAGATGAGAATATTTTCTGAACAGCTTCGTCACATTTCATTTTATCCAACTCATCATTTATACGCCGTCTAAGAGCCTCCTGTATCAGCCTCGCAAGGTCTTTATGCGATATCTTGATGTAACCGTTTTTCATCTCCCTGTTTATCATCTTCCATTCCTTGTACCTCGTCGGAGCGTTATGTATGTAGTCAGTGAAAAATATACTCAGTTTGTTCGTATCCTCAAAATATTTCACATCCAAGTTGAATTCTTTTGAAACATTTATCAAAAAAGAGGTCGGTTCATTTATGAGGTTTCTATACGCATGTGACGCCTCACCCAATGCATATCGTCTTTTGAAATAGTTATCACCTATGCATACAGCTATCATTCTTGCTATTGGATATGATAGTAGTTCCATTATACAATCTGATTCTGTCGCCAAGCTCCGATTACCTACATCTCTCTCCTTAAAGGTCTTATCAAGTCTTTCTACACCTATTGTACGAGCACGTTCATACAATGGGTCTTCTAAAAGATCTTCTACAGATATAGCATTGTTTTTAACATAAATTTTAGAATCAT contains the following coding sequences:
- the tmk gene encoding dTMP kinase gives rise to the protein MKHFITFEGIDGSGKSTVSKIVCKKLKNHGYKVVLTYEPTDTWIGRCVQKFIETNADPFVTSFAFIADRMEHCKQIQKWLDEDYIVLCDRYAESTYAYQGAQLQDHVKNPMKWLKELSKKRIITPDRTFVFVIDPKESLSRIQNRSKLIPFEKISFLEKVHKNYLKIAVGKRFMKLDATKSIGELADICFMDIVKK
- a CDS encoding DNA primase large subunit PriL — protein: MVDLSTLARYPFLDDSKIYVKNNAISVEDLLEDPLYERARTIGVERLDKTFKERDVGNRSLATESDCIMELLSYPIARMIAVCIGDNYFKRRYALGEASHAYRNLINEPTSFLINVSKEFNLDVKYFEDTNKLSIFFTDYIHNAPTRYKEWKMINREMKNGYIKISHKDLARLIQEALRRRINDELDKMKCDEAVQKIFSSDIRRIQNMVSTHRKNIEAAPVGKLSIEKLPPCMKDMLAAIQAGENVPHMGRFAIVAFLNSLKLSTADILKIFSSAPDYEEDKTRYQVEHITGTISSTSYAPPGCDKMRTYGICPIEKIDELCKKTRHPLSYYKTRWREK